From the genome of Mycobacteriales bacterium:
GCCGGCTGGTTATCTGTGAGGTGTGGCCCGACCCGCTGCCCTAGTCGCCGCTTCCGGCCTGGACGGGTTGTTCGCGGCCCGCGTGCGCTTCGGCGTCGGTGCCGCCCTCGGTGAACTGCGCGGCACGGTGGTGTTCGACATCGCCGTCGGCGGTACCTGGACATTGCACATCGACGAGGGCCGGGTCGGGTTGCGCCGCGGGCCGGTGCGCCGGCCGAGCGCCACGATCCGTACCGATCCGCAGACGATGGCCGCCATCCTCGACGGCGAGACCTCCGGCGCCCAAGCCTTCCTCGACGGGCGGCTGACCACCCGCGGGGACATCGCGCTGGCGCTTCAGGTCGACGGCGCCTTCGACGTCGGGGAGCGGCCCGCGAGCTATCCGCGGGCCCGGACGGTCCGCCTGAACGGGGTACGCACCGGCTACCTGGAGGCCGGGCCACGGGACGCCCCTCCGGTGCTCCTGCTGCACGGCCTGGGAGCGACGAACGCGTCCATGCTGCCGCTGCTGCCGGCCCTGGCCGACGCCTACCGGGTCATCGTCCCGGACACCCCGGGTTTCGGCTCGAGCGACGCCCCACGTTGGCGTTACACCATGCGCGAACTGGCCGGTTGGCTCACCGAGTTCAGTGCCGCGATCGGCGCCACTCGACCGGCACTGGTCGGAAATTCGCTCGGCGGCCGGATCGCAATCGAGGCCGGGCTGACCGCCCCGGACGCGCTCGACCGGCTGGTCCTGCTCTGCCCGTCCCCGGCCTTCCGGCGGCTCCGCCAACTGGTGCCGGCCGTGCGACTGATCAACCCGGACATCGGGTGGTTACCGATCTGGCTGTCGCACCGGCTCGTCGTGGAGTTCACCCGGATGATGTTCAGCCGGCCGGATCGACTGCCCCGCGAGTGGTACGACGCGGCAGCCGACGAATTCCGCCACGTGATGAGCCGCCCGGCCCACCGGCGGGCGTTCGTCGCGTGCCTCCGCCAGATCTACATCGAGCAGGCCTACGGCGGCGACGGGTTCTGGGACCGGCTGACCGCCCTCGACGTGCCGGCGCTGTTCGTCTGGGGCGAACGCGACCGGCTGGTCCCGGCTGGCTTCGCCCGTTTCGTCAGCGCCGCGGTACCCGCCGCGCGCAGCGTCGTCCTGCCCGATTGTGGGCACGTCCCCCAGTACGAGTTCCCGGACGAGACCGGCGCGCTGGTCCGGGAGTTCCTCGACGCTTCCGACGGCGCGGTCAGGGGCGCAGGTCGGCGGCGATCCGCTCGCCGAGTCGGCGCGTCTCGCGCCGGTTGAGCGCGCCGCCGGCGACCGCTCCGACGAGGAAAGGCGCCAGCGTGGTTACGTTGCGACCGAGCCTTCGGGCCACCCGTTGCCGGAGCTCGCGACGGGTGGCCGAGGAGAGCACCCCCACGATGCCGTCCTCGGCCGACTGGTCGAGGCCCCGGCGGCGGGCCCAGGCTCCGAGGTAGCTGAGCCCGCGCTGCGCCGGGGTGCCGGTGGCCGGCCGGGCGTAGACCTCGTGCAGTTCCGCCACCAGCTTGAGCTCGATCGCGACCACCGCCACCGTTTCGGCAGCCAGCTGCACGGGCGCGGACAGCAACGTCGGCGGGG
Proteins encoded in this window:
- a CDS encoding alpha/beta fold hydrolase, which translates into the protein MARPAALVAASGLDGLFAARVRFGVGAALGELRGTVVFDIAVGGTWTLHIDEGRVGLRRGPVRRPSATIRTDPQTMAAILDGETSGAQAFLDGRLTTRGDIALALQVDGAFDVGERPASYPRARTVRLNGVRTGYLEAGPRDAPPVLLLHGLGATNASMLPLLPALADAYRVIVPDTPGFGSSDAPRWRYTMRELAGWLTEFSAAIGATRPALVGNSLGGRIAIEAGLTAPDALDRLVLLCPSPAFRRLRQLVPAVRLINPDIGWLPIWLSHRLVVEFTRMMFSRPDRLPREWYDAAADEFRHVMSRPAHRRAFVACLRQIYIEQAYGGDGFWDRLTALDVPALFVWGERDRLVPAGFARFVSAAVPAARSVVLPDCGHVPQYEFPDETGALVREFLDASDGAVRGAGRRRSARRVGASRAG